The Bacteroidota bacterium genome includes a region encoding these proteins:
- a CDS encoding c-type cytochrome: MKNYALKNKIILAIISILFASPVWAVSTEAPDKNWYMDDVTFWILIAVAAILFYVIYALTEVVIWSGKKKVDDKNKPSANLILLLIGAGLLVVPNDVLAQATSLAPVETAKESIWTSVYLPLYILIAIEICTIAYLTLMLVQLSRKEKLQAAPGVKYETWLARTWTKWNYKVPIEREDEMILSDHEYDGIQELDNGMPPWLQYIFIGTIIFAIVYLWKYDIGNGLRQEEEYVIEVEKAKIELAAYLESASANYDENSVILSTDPSVLSNGKNTFTQYCVTCHGNFGEGNVGPNFTDDYWIHGGKINDLFRTVSEGVPSKGMASWKEILTAKQMFEVSNYIKSLHGTNPPNPKAPQGNLYTEGAEVKGDSGVIILDSLSVDTMEVAGK; the protein is encoded by the coding sequence ATGAAAAACTACGCCTTGAAAAATAAAATAATTTTAGCCATTATTTCCATTTTATTTGCTTCACCTGTATGGGCAGTATCAACCGAAGCTCCTGATAAAAATTGGTACATGGATGATGTTACTTTTTGGATATTAATTGCTGTTGCAGCAATATTATTCTACGTAATATATGCACTTACAGAAGTTGTGATCTGGAGCGGGAAAAAAAAGGTGGATGATAAAAATAAACCTTCTGCTAACTTGATACTTTTATTAATTGGTGCAGGTCTGTTAGTTGTCCCAAATGATGTGCTGGCGCAGGCTACAAGCCTTGCTCCGGTGGAAACAGCAAAAGAAAGTATCTGGACAAGTGTTTATCTTCCGCTGTATATTTTAATTGCAATTGAAATTTGTACAATAGCATATTTGACTCTGATGCTGGTGCAACTTTCACGTAAAGAAAAATTACAGGCGGCTCCAGGTGTGAAATATGAAACCTGGTTGGCGCGCACATGGACAAAATGGAATTATAAAGTTCCGATAGAACGGGAAGATGAAATGATCTTATCTGATCATGAATATGATGGTATTCAGGAATTGGATAATGGAATGCCGCCATGGCTTCAATATATATTTATTGGAACTATAATTTTTGCAATTGTCTATTTATGGAAATATGATATTGGTAACGGTTTGCGTCAGGAGGAGGAATATGTAATTGAAGTGGAAAAAGCAAAAATTGAACTCGCTGCATATTTGGAAAGCGCTTCGGCAAATTATGATGAGAACTCTGTGATTTTATCTACCGATCCTTCCGTTTTATCCAACGGTAAAAACACCTTCACTCAATATTGTGTTACCTGTCATGGAAATTTCGGAGAAGGAAATGTAGGTCCGAATTTTACCGATGATTATTGGATACATGGTGGAAAAATAAATGATCTTTTCAGAACAGTATCCGAAGGTGTACCTTCTAAAGGTATGGCGAGTTGGAAAGAAATTTTAACAGCAAAACAAATGTTTGAAGTTTCAAATTATATTAAATCACTGCACGGAACAAATCCTCCAAACCCTAAAGCACCACAAGGAAATTTATATACAGAAGGTGCAGAGGTTAAGGGAGATTCCGGAGTTATAATATTGGATAGTTTGAGCGTTGATACTATGGAGGTGGCAGGGAAATAG
- a CDS encoding cbb3-type cytochrome c oxidase subunit 3 codes for MNFMHYLSSIEGVSIYPIISLIMFFAFFLILFLRVKRMDKTEIEELKNIPLDNNKTN; via the coding sequence ATGAATTTCATGCATTATTTATCAAGTATCGAAGGAGTGAGTATTTACCCGATAATTTCATTGATCATGTTCTTTGCTTTTTTTCTGATATTATTTCTGCGTGTGAAACGCATGGATAAAACAGAAATTGAAGAACTGAAAAATATTCCTCTCGATAATAATAAAACCAATTAA